A stretch of the Vigna radiata var. radiata cultivar VC1973A chromosome 9, Vradiata_ver6, whole genome shotgun sequence genome encodes the following:
- the LOC106772877 gene encoding uncharacterized protein LOC106772877, which yields MESSVVGERSGRVPLSEVVADCVKRWFRDALKEAKTGDINMQVLVSQMYYSGYGVPRDAQKGRVWLTKASRTRSSVWKVGDKHPGYNASDSDSDELKEDS from the exons ATGGAGAGTTCCGTTGTGGGAGAAAGGAGTGGTCGCGTACCACTGTCAGAGGTGGTGGCAGATTGTGTGAAGCGGTGGTTTAGAGATGCTCTGAAAGAGGCTAAGACAGGGGACATAAACATGCAAGTGTTGGTGAGTCAGATGTACTACAGTGGCTACGGGGTTCCCAGAGATGCTCAGAAG GGAAGAGTTTGGTTGACCAAAGCATCCAGGACTAGATCTTCGGTTTGGAAAGTAGGTGATAAGCACCCAG GTTATAATGCTAGTGACTCTGATTCCGATGAATTGAAGGAGGATTCTTAA
- the LOC106773419 gene encoding uncharacterized protein LOC106773419, with translation MQKTFPPKFKGLGSFTIPCSIGNHDVGKTLVNLGESINLMPLSMLKKLGDLEIKPTRMTFQLEYRSIKYPYDVAEDVVVKIDKLKFPMDFVVMEMEENTKIPLILGQPFMRTTKVVIHVDDEALTLKDQDEEVTFNVFDDVQLIQAKQTSCKAKDEVLSVIGLPGKATKTVNRNHSCFSLK, from the coding sequence ATGCAGAAGACTTTCCCTCCAAAATTTAAAGGTCTGGGGAGTTTCACCATTCCTTGCTCCATTGGGAATCATGATGTAGGGAAAACTCTTGTTAATTTGGGGGAAAGCATCAACctgatgcccctatctatgctTAAAAAATTGGGTGATCTTGAAATTAAGCCAACAAGAATGACGTTTCAGTTGGAATATAGGTCCATCAAATACCCGTATGATGTGGCAGAAGATGTGGTGGTGAAAATTGATAAGCTCAAATTCCCAATGGACTTCgtggtgatggagatggaggaaaataCGAAGATACCTCTCATTCTTGGACAACCATTCATGAGGACAACCAAGGTTGTCATTCATGTGGATGATGAAGCTCTAACATTGAAAGaccaagatgaagaggtgactTTTAATGTCTTCGATGATGTGCAGCTAATACAAGCAAAACAAACTAGTTGTAAAGCTAAAGATGAAGTTCTATCAGTGATTGGTTTACCTGGTAAAGCTACCAAGACGGTCAATAGGAATCATAGTTGTTTCTCTTTAAAGTGA